One segment of Carya illinoinensis cultivar Pawnee chromosome 1, C.illinoinensisPawnee_v1, whole genome shotgun sequence DNA contains the following:
- the LOC122306146 gene encoding 1-aminocyclopropane-1-carboxylate synthase 1-like has product MVVLSKITTNDLHGENSPYFDGWKAYGMNPYHHGSYSDGSCRKSDWIRKTPKASICTAEGVNEFKNIAIFQDYHGLPEFRQAVASFMGRIRGGRVKFNQDRIVMGGGAAGAKEQIIFCLADPIAQLYLFCMFQDPPNRT; this is encoded by the exons ATGGTGGTGTTGAGTAAGATTACAACAAATGACCTCCATGGGGAGAATTCTCCATACTTCGATGGATGGAAGGCCTACGGTATGAACCCTTATCACCATGGGAGTTATTCAGATGGGTCTTGCAGAAAATCAG ACTGGATCAGGAAAACCCCCAAGGCTTCCATTTGCACAGCTGAAGGAGTCAATGAGTTCAAGAATATTGCCATTTTTCAGGATTACCATGGCTTGCCGGAGTTCAGacaa GCTGTGGCGAGCTTTATGGGGAGAATAAGAGGTGGTCGGGTCAAGTTTAATCAAGACCGCATAGTCATGGGCGGTGGAGCAGCAGGAGCAAAAGAGCAAATCATTTTCTGTTTGGCGGATCCTATTGCGCAGCTCTATCTGTTTTGTATGTTCCAGGATCCGCCAAACAGAACATGA
- the LOC122310394 gene encoding 1-aminocyclopropane-1-carboxylate synthase-like translates to MVLLSKIATNDRHGENSPYFDGWKAYDMNPYHPTENRDGVIQMGLAENQLCFDLSEDWIRKNPKASICTAEGVNEFKNIAIFQDYHGLPEFRQAVASFMGRVRGGRVKFDPDRIVMGGGATGANELIMFCLADPGDAFLVPSPYYPAFDRDLGWRTGVDIVPVHCDSSNGFLITKAALETAYEKAQKDNINIKGLLIANPSNPLGTVLDRETLKSLVSFVNEKNIHLVCDEIYAATVFSTPSFVSVSEIMQEMEYCNPDLIHIVYSLSKDMGLPGFRVGIVYSYNDAVVSCGRKMSSFGLVSSQTQHLLAAMLSDEEFVENYLEQSSKRLAKRHNVFTRGLAKAGITCLKSNAGLFVWMDLRRLLKEQTFEAEMVLWRVIINEVKVNVSPGSSFHCSEPGWFRVCIANMDDETVVVALQRIHAFVHQEKDGNKSQGKSTKCLPKKLQLSFSFRRYDEGIMSPHMMSPHSPVPLSPLLQART, encoded by the exons ATGGTCTTGTTGAGTAAGATTGCAACAAATGACCGCCATGGGGAGAATTCTCCATACTTCGATGGATGGAAGGCCTACGATATGAACCCTTATCACCCTACCGAAAACCGCGATGGAGTTATTCAGATGGGTCTTGCAGAAAATCAG CTTTGCTTTGATTTGAGTGAAGACTGGATCAGGAAAAATCCCAAGGCTTCCATTTGCACAGCTGAAGGAGTCAATGAGTTCAAGAATATTGCCATTTTTCAGGATTACCATGGCTTGCCGGAGTTCAGacaa gcTGTGGCGAGCTTTATGGGGAGAGTAAGAGGTGGTCGGGTCAAGTTTGATCCAGACCGCATAGTCATGGGTGGTGGAGCAACAGGAGCAAACGAGCTAATCATGTTCTGTTTGGCGGATCCTGGAGATGCTTTTCTTGTACCGTCTCCTTATTATCCAGC ATTTGATCGCGACTTGGGGTGGAGAACTGGCGTGGATATAGTTCCTGTTCACTGTGATAGCTCCAATGGTTTCCTAATAACAAAAGCAGCATTAGAAACAGCATATGAAAAGGCCCAAAAAGACAACATCAACATAAAGGGCTTGCTCATTGCAAACCCATCAAATCCTTTGGGCACTGTTCTAGACAGAGAGACACTAAAAAGCCTAGTAAGCTTCGTTAATGAAAAGAACATCCACCTTGTTTGCGACGAAATCTATGCAGCCACTGTCTTCAGCACTCCAAGCTTCGTAAGCGTTTCCGAGATCATGCAAGAGATGGAGTACTGCAACCCTGATCTCATTCACATCGTTTATAGCTTGTCTAAGGACATGGGTCTTCCTGGCTTTAGGGTTGGTATAGTTTACTCTTACAATGATGCTGTCGTGAGCTGTGGCCGCAAAATGTCGAGCTTTGGATTGGTTTCCTCCCAAACTCAACATCTGCTTGCGGCAATGCTGTCTGACGAGGAGTTTGTCGAGAACTATCTGGAGCAGAGTTCGAAGAGGCTAGCGAAGAGGCATAACGTCTTCACCAGAGGACTTGCGAAAGCAGGGATTACTTGCTTGAAAAGCAATGCTGGCCTTTTTGTTTGGATGGATTTGCGTAGGCTTCTCAAAGAACAAACATTTGAGGCTGAGATGGTGCTGTGGCGCGTCATCATCAACGAGGTGAAGGTCAATGTCTCCCCAGGATCTTCGTTCCATTGCTCAGAACCAGGTTGGTTTAGGGTCTGCATCGCAAACATGGACGATGAGACGGTGGTAGTTGCACTCCAGAGAATCCATGCATTTGTGCATCAAGAAAAAGATGGAAATAAGTCGCAGGGGAAGAGCACTAAATGTTTGCCAAAGAAGCTTCAGCTTAGCTTCTCCTTCCGAAGATACGATGAGGGAATCATGTCGCCACACATGATGTCCCCTCACTCTCCTGTTCCTCTCTCGCCGCTTTTACAAGCAAGGACTTAG